In the genome of Shewanella glacialimarina, one region contains:
- a CDS encoding ParA family protein: MKVWTVANQKGGVGKTTTVASLAGAIVKRGQRVLMIDTDPHASLGYYLGIDSEEVPGSLYDVFVNHKSLTAEFIQQYIMPTQLEGLDLLPATMALATLDRALGHQEGMGLVLRNLLVLLEDKYDIAIIDCPPVLGVLMVNALAASQHIVIPVQTEFLAIKGLDRMIKTMELMGRSKKTRYSYTVVPTMYDKRTKASPIALSYMQEKYNKNLWPDNVIPVDTKFRDASLAHLPASHYSPSSRGVKAYNLLLNYLDSRELAHVKIG; this comes from the coding sequence TTGAAAGTCTGGACCGTAGCAAATCAAAAGGGTGGGGTTGGTAAAACCACAACTGTAGCAAGTTTAGCCGGCGCTATTGTTAAACGTGGGCAGCGTGTTTTAATGATAGATACAGATCCTCATGCTTCACTTGGTTATTATTTAGGCATTGATTCTGAAGAGGTTCCAGGTTCGCTTTATGATGTATTTGTTAATCACAAGTCGCTTACCGCAGAGTTTATCCAACAATATATTATGCCAACTCAACTTGAGGGGCTTGATTTACTGCCTGCAACAATGGCACTAGCAACATTAGACCGAGCATTAGGGCATCAAGAAGGTATGGGCCTGGTGTTACGTAATCTACTCGTGTTATTAGAAGATAAATATGATATTGCCATTATTGATTGTCCACCCGTTTTAGGCGTATTAATGGTAAATGCATTAGCGGCAAGCCAACACATTGTTATTCCTGTTCAAACTGAATTCTTGGCGATTAAAGGTTTAGACAGAATGATTAAAACGATGGAGCTAATGGGGCGATCTAAAAAGACTCGGTATAGTTATACTGTCGTGCCGACAATGTATGATAAACGCACAAAAGCTTCTCCGATAGCATTGTCGTATATGCAAGAAAAATACAATAAGAACCTATGGCCAGATAATGTGATCCCTGTAGATACTAAGTTTAGGGATGCCAGTTTAGCGCACTTACCAGCATCACATTATTCTCCATCTAGCCGTGGAGTAAAAGCCTACAATTTACTGTTAAATTACCTTGATTCGCGGGAGTTAGCACATGTCAAAATCGGTTGA
- a CDS encoding membrane anchored protein in chemotaxis locus — MLAVIALSSLYFDALKKNDLLKADVERLAASQVLLMVPDEQAADIANWLAQHPEQTETIIEFAGRDKSSTYGNIGEHSRQQSVLLGPQIATEFSTTEPSATQMVDDNPPTDVVVSENADGVKVIRLPHGGIRVTTRELPKETESKR, encoded by the coding sequence ATGTTAGCGGTAATCGCGCTGTCGAGTTTATATTTTGATGCCCTTAAAAAAAATGATCTTTTAAAAGCAGATGTCGAAAGGTTGGCAGCTTCACAAGTATTACTGATGGTACCTGATGAGCAAGCTGCTGATATTGCAAATTGGTTAGCGCAACATCCAGAGCAAACTGAAACAATTATTGAATTTGCAGGTCGTGATAAGAGTAGTACTTATGGGAATATTGGTGAACATTCACGTCAGCAAAGTGTGTTACTAGGGCCACAAATAGCAACAGAGTTCTCTACAACTGAACCGTCTGCTACTCAAATGGTTGACGATAACCCACCGACTGATGTAGTAGTGTCTGAAAATGCCGATGGTGTAAAAGTTATTCGCTTACCTCATGGTGGTATAAGAGTAACTACACGTGAACTACCTAAAGAAACTGAATCAAAACGCTAG
- a CDS encoding protein-glutamate methylesterase/protein-glutamine glutaminase, with translation MAIKVLVVDDSSFFRRRVSEIVNQDPELEVVGVAVNGEEAVKMAAELSPNVITMDIEMPVMDGISAVRAIMASTPIPILMFSSLTHDGAKSTLDALEAGALDFLPKRFEDIATNKDDAILLLQQRIKALGRRRVFRPVSRISPSSPTAYRSSSSLAGSLSSSNTNLNSANAASSLTSRRSLSSSSADTSTRTTLGSTLGNASTVPNLPSSIRASGKSYKLLLIGTSTGGPVALQKVLTQFPANYPHPILLIQHMPAAFTPAFATRLDSLCQISVKEAASGDVLKPGCAYLAPGGMQMLVEKAGISGRLKVIAGNTDMNYKPCVDITFASASKAYGGDILAVVLTGMGADGREGARMLKAAGANVWAQDEASCVVYGMPQAVASAGIASHSISLDNMAESILKETSRG, from the coding sequence ATGGCTATAAAAGTATTAGTTGTTGACGATTCAAGCTTTTTTCGACGTCGAGTCAGTGAAATTGTTAATCAAGATCCTGAACTCGAAGTTGTGGGCGTGGCTGTCAATGGCGAAGAAGCTGTTAAAATGGCGGCAGAGCTTAGCCCTAATGTCATCACTATGGATATTGAAATGCCAGTGATGGATGGTATAAGTGCTGTTCGCGCTATTATGGCAAGTACCCCTATTCCTATTCTTATGTTTTCATCATTAACTCATGATGGTGCTAAATCGACTTTAGATGCACTTGAAGCTGGGGCACTTGATTTTTTACCTAAACGTTTTGAAGATATCGCTACAAATAAAGATGATGCGATACTTCTTCTTCAACAACGTATAAAAGCGTTAGGGCGTAGAAGGGTGTTTAGACCTGTTAGCCGTATATCACCATCTTCCCCTACAGCTTATAGGTCTTCTAGTTCACTTGCTGGCAGCTTAAGCTCGTCCAACACAAATTTAAATAGTGCTAATGCGGCAAGTTCGTTAACCTCTCGTAGGAGCTTATCGTCTTCTTCAGCTGACACTTCAACACGAACAACGTTAGGCTCAACATTAGGTAATGCATCAACAGTCCCGAACTTACCTTCTTCTATTCGTGCCAGTGGTAAATCATATAAATTATTGCTAATTGGTACATCTACAGGTGGCCCTGTGGCCTTGCAAAAGGTGTTAACTCAGTTCCCTGCAAATTACCCGCATCCCATTTTACTTATTCAACATATGCCAGCAGCGTTTACACCTGCTTTTGCTACTCGCTTAGATAGCCTTTGCCAGATTAGTGTAAAAGAAGCAGCAAGTGGCGATGTGCTTAAGCCTGGTTGTGCATATTTAGCGCCGGGTGGCATGCAAATGTTAGTTGAAAAAGCGGGTATATCTGGTCGGTTAAAAGTTATCGCTGGCAACACTGACATGAACTATAAACCCTGCGTAGATATTACCTTCGCATCGGCATCTAAAGCCTATGGGGGAGATATTTTAGCCGTAGTATTAACTGGTATGGGCGCTGATGGTCGTGAGGGCGCTAGAATGCTCAAAGCTGCTGGCGCCAATGTTTGGGCGCAAGATGAAGCAAGTTGTGTTGTATATGGTATGCCACAAGCTGTCGCCTCAGCAGGTATTGCTAGTCACTCTATTAGCTTGGACAACATGGCTGAGTCAATTTTAAAAGAGACTTCCCGTGGCTAG
- a CDS encoding chemotaxis protein CheA, whose product MSFDVDEEILQDFLVEAGEILELLQEQLVALENNPDDSNLLNAIFRGFHTVKGGAGFLSLKPMVDVCHEAENTFDLLRTGKRSVNAELMDIILQAVDAINIMFAQTQQGEEQDPVEVELLNKLKLLSSGAPLPSEMGGQIEELIEESVEEIEPFNQPEFIEDNISADTNIDEINESEFEALLDALHGQGNSPVATTSSTAKTPQQTAPAPVGSDEISDDEFEALLDELHGSNKLSVADSKPAPAKSVQPPAQMVDSDDITDDEFEKLLDELHGKGSSPAKVDTSASSSTATPKTAAPKTVEPVKAAPVPAPQPKAPAPVAKVEVVVKDKAPTKAAASVPQGETTVRVDTARLDQIMNMVGELVLVRNRLVSLGVTREDEEMSKALANLDLVTADLQGAVMKTRMQPIKKVFGRFPRVVRDLARTLNKEIDLVMIGEETDLDKNLVEALADPLVHLVRNSVDHGIEMPITREANGKSRTGTITLSASQEGDHILLKIEDDGAGMDPQKLKEIAITRGVLDEDTASRMTDSEAYNLIFAPGFSTKVEVSDISGRGVGMDVVKTRITQLNGTVHIDSLKGKGTVLEIKVPLTLAIMPTLMVDVSKQVFALPLSSVNEIFHLDLTKTNVVDGQLTVIVRNKAVPLFYLEHWLHSHKTKFKHGDKKHGHVVIVQLGTKQIGFVVDGLIGQEEVVIKPLGSMLQGTPGMAGATITSDGGIALILDVPGLLKQYAKNKK is encoded by the coding sequence ATGTCATTTGATGTTGATGAAGAGATACTCCAGGACTTTTTGGTAGAGGCTGGTGAGATTCTAGAGCTTCTTCAAGAGCAGTTAGTTGCGCTTGAAAATAATCCTGATGACAGTAATTTGTTAAATGCTATTTTCCGCGGTTTCCATACTGTAAAGGGTGGAGCAGGTTTTTTAAGTTTAAAACCTATGGTAGACGTCTGCCATGAAGCGGAAAATACCTTCGACCTATTGAGAACCGGCAAGCGTAGTGTTAATGCAGAATTGATGGATATCATTTTGCAAGCAGTTGATGCTATTAACATTATGTTTGCGCAAACTCAGCAAGGCGAAGAACAAGATCCTGTTGAAGTCGAACTACTTAATAAATTGAAGCTACTCAGTTCGGGTGCGCCTTTGCCATCAGAAATGGGCGGACAGATTGAAGAGCTGATTGAAGAGTCAGTAGAGGAAATCGAGCCTTTCAATCAACCTGAATTCATTGAAGACAATATTAGCGCTGATACTAATATTGACGAGATAAATGAGTCCGAATTTGAAGCATTATTAGATGCGCTTCATGGTCAAGGTAATAGTCCTGTAGCAACCACTTCATCAACGGCTAAAACCCCTCAGCAAACAGCTCCAGCTCCTGTTGGCTCAGATGAAATTTCTGATGACGAATTTGAAGCATTGTTAGATGAACTTCATGGTTCAAACAAATTAAGTGTAGCTGATAGTAAACCTGCGCCAGCTAAATCTGTACAACCTCCAGCTCAAATGGTCGACTCAGATGATATTACCGACGACGAGTTTGAGAAGTTACTTGATGAGCTTCACGGTAAAGGTTCTTCCCCTGCTAAAGTAGATACTTCTGCGTCAAGTTCTACAGCAACACCTAAAACAGCGGCACCTAAAACCGTTGAACCAGTAAAGGCTGCTCCAGTTCCAGCCCCTCAACCTAAAGCACCAGCTCCTGTAGCAAAGGTTGAGGTGGTTGTTAAAGATAAAGCGCCAACAAAAGCGGCAGCATCTGTTCCTCAAGGGGAAACAACTGTTCGTGTTGATACCGCTAGACTTGATCAAATTATGAATATGGTCGGTGAGTTGGTATTAGTCCGAAATAGGTTAGTTAGTTTAGGTGTTACTCGTGAAGACGAGGAAATGTCTAAAGCACTGGCAAATTTAGATTTAGTTACTGCTGATTTGCAAGGCGCAGTAATGAAAACTCGTATGCAGCCCATTAAGAAGGTTTTTGGTCGCTTTCCGCGGGTTGTGCGTGACTTAGCGCGTACACTTAATAAAGAAATTGATTTAGTTATGATTGGTGAAGAAACCGATCTAGACAAAAATCTCGTTGAAGCTTTAGCCGACCCGTTAGTGCATTTAGTGCGTAACTCGGTTGATCACGGGATTGAAATGCCTATTACCCGTGAGGCGAATGGCAAGTCAAGAACAGGTACTATTACATTATCAGCAAGCCAAGAAGGCGATCACATCTTACTGAAAATTGAAGATGATGGTGCAGGGATGGACCCTCAAAAGCTGAAAGAGATAGCTATTACCCGTGGCGTGCTTGATGAGGATACTGCATCTAGGATGACAGATTCCGAAGCATACAATTTAATTTTTGCGCCAGGCTTTTCAACTAAAGTGGAAGTGTCAGATATTTCTGGCCGTGGCGTGGGTATGGACGTGGTGAAAACCCGTATTACTCAGTTAAACGGTACCGTGCATATCGACTCATTGAAGGGTAAAGGCACTGTCTTAGAAATTAAAGTACCGTTAACGTTAGCTATTATGCCGACCTTAATGGTAGATGTATCTAAGCAAGTGTTTGCGTTACCGCTATCAAGTGTCAATGAGATCTTCCATCTTGATTTAACCAAAACCAATGTTGTAGATGGTCAGCTAACGGTTATTGTACGTAATAAAGCCGTACCATTATTTTATTTAGAGCATTGGTTGCACAGCCATAAAACTAAGTTTAAACATGGTGATAAAAAGCACGGCCATGTCGTTATTGTTCAATTAGGTACAAAACAGATTGGCTTTGTGGTTGATGGTTTAATTGGACAGGAAGAAGTGGTTATTAAGCCGTTAGGAAGTATGCTACAAGGTACGCCGGGTATGGCGGGGGCAACAATTACCTCAGACGGTGGTATTGCGCTGATTTTAGATGTACCAGGTTTATTAAAACAGTACGCCAAAAATAAAAAATAA
- a CDS encoding protein phosphatase CheZ, with the protein MQPIISGLITLEQAQQLVELLSAGEQDQADDVVRELATPIQRELFEEVGKLTRQLHSALQDFQVDNRLSELAKVEIPDAKERLNYVIDMTEQAANKTMDAVEECLPLADTIITNIKSVTPMWDKLMRRDIELSEFKKLCHDVQQLMSHSEHDTTRLRQLLNEILMAQDFQDLTGQMIRRVIDLVREVENNLVSMLTVFGDYTPQPETVKKENKIEAEGPIMHAELRDDVVAGQDEVDDLLSSLGF; encoded by the coding sequence ATGCAGCCAATAATATCGGGGTTAATTACTCTCGAGCAGGCCCAGCAACTTGTCGAACTGCTTAGTGCGGGGGAGCAAGATCAAGCTGACGACGTTGTTAGAGAACTCGCTACACCAATACAGCGTGAATTATTTGAAGAGGTCGGGAAATTAACTCGTCAACTTCATAGCGCGCTTCAAGACTTTCAGGTAGATAACCGTTTATCAGAATTAGCCAAGGTTGAAATACCGGATGCTAAAGAAAGATTAAATTACGTTATTGATATGACAGAACAAGCTGCAAATAAAACCATGGATGCAGTTGAAGAATGTTTACCTTTGGCCGATACAATAATTACCAATATAAAATCTGTTACCCCTATGTGGGATAAGTTAATGCGTCGAGATATAGAGTTGAGTGAGTTCAAAAAACTTTGTCATGATGTTCAACAGCTTATGTCACATAGTGAACACGATACAACCCGTTTACGACAATTACTAAATGAAATACTGATGGCGCAGGATTTTCAAGACTTAACAGGGCAAATGATCCGTCGAGTTATCGACTTAGTTCGCGAAGTCGAAAATAATCTAGTCTCTATGTTGACAGTATTTGGTGATTATACGCCGCAACCGGAAACTGTTAAAAAAGAGAATAAAATAGAGGCAGAGGGCCCAATTATGCACGCAGAATTGCGTGATGACGTGGTCGCAGGTCAAGATGAAGTTGATGATTTGCTATCCAGTCTGGGTTTCTAA
- the cheY gene encoding chemotaxis response regulator CheY produces the protein MDKNMKILIVDDFSTMRRIIKNLLRDLGFNNTQEADDGSTALPMLQKGDFDFVVTDWNMPGMQGIDLLKAIRADDSLKHLPVLMVTAEAKREQIIAAAQAGVNGYVVKPFTAATLKEKLDKIFERLA, from the coding sequence TTGGACAAGAATATGAAGATTCTTATTGTTGACGACTTTTCAACAATGCGACGTATCATAAAGAACTTGTTGCGAGACTTGGGATTCAATAATACCCAAGAAGCAGATGATGGATCAACAGCCTTACCTATGTTGCAAAAAGGTGATTTTGACTTTGTTGTAACAGATTGGAATATGCCTGGTATGCAAGGTATTGATTTGCTGAAGGCTATTCGTGCCGATGATTCATTAAAACATTTACCTGTTTTGATGGTTACGGCAGAAGCTAAGCGTGAGCAAATTATTGCAGCAGCCCAAGCAGGTGTGAATGGATATGTTGTTAAACCTTTTACAGCAGCGACCCTTAAAGAGAAATTAGATAAAATTTTTGAACGTCTCGCTTAA
- a CDS encoding RNA polymerase sigma factor FliA has product MNKAAAYTQFDNKTSVVEQYAPLVKRIAHHMLARLPASVQLDDLLQSGMIGLLEASSKFDDTKGAKFETFAGIRIRGAMIDEIRRGDWVPRSVHRNNRRVAQVIDELEQGLGRDARDTEIAEKLDMSLNEYHHILNDVSVGKIIGIEDLGISQDVLVTDDGIPDDNFEALAETQFKSALVEAIKTLPERDALVLSLYYDEALNLKEIGAILEVSESRVSQILSQAMLRLKGKLKHWTQQ; this is encoded by the coding sequence GTGAATAAAGCCGCCGCGTATACTCAGTTCGATAATAAAACATCCGTTGTTGAACAGTATGCACCGCTGGTAAAAAGAATTGCACATCATATGTTGGCGCGATTACCTGCTTCTGTTCAACTCGACGACTTGTTACAGTCTGGCATGATAGGGTTACTTGAAGCGTCATCAAAATTTGATGATACCAAAGGGGCTAAGTTTGAAACCTTTGCAGGGATTCGGATACGCGGTGCTATGATTGATGAAATCCGCCGTGGTGATTGGGTTCCTCGTTCAGTACATCGAAATAATCGCCGGGTTGCACAGGTTATTGACGAGCTAGAACAAGGGTTGGGACGTGACGCTCGTGACACAGAAATTGCAGAAAAACTTGATATGTCGCTCAATGAGTACCATCATATTTTAAATGATGTTTCTGTTGGGAAAATCATAGGCATAGAAGATTTAGGTATTTCGCAAGATGTGTTAGTCACAGATGATGGAATACCAGATGATAATTTTGAAGCATTAGCTGAAACGCAATTTAAATCAGCGCTGGTGGAAGCAATTAAAACCTTACCAGAAAGAGATGCATTAGTACTTTCACTGTACTATGACGAAGCGTTAAACTTAAAAGAAATCGGTGCAATTCTTGAAGTAAGCGAATCTAGGGTTAGTCAGATATTAAGTCAGGCTATGCTTAGATTAAAAGGCAAACTCAAGCATTGGACACAACAATAA
- a CDS encoding MinD/ParA family protein encodes MTRDQASGLRMMNQPNNEKVKVIAVSGGKGGVGKTSVSINTAVALAEKGKRVLVLDADLGLANVDVMLGIRAEKNLSHVLSGDAELDDIIVRGPKGIGIVPATSGSRAMVELTQAQHAGLIRAFSEMRTQFDILIVDTAAGISDMVLSFSRASQDVLIVVCDEPTSITDAYALIKILSREHGVFHFKIVANMVRSLREGMELFAKLSKVTDRFLDVALELVATVPFDENLRKSVRKQKLVVEAYPKSPSAIAYHGLANKIMSWPVPQQPGGHLEFFVERLVQRKETQEDRVSE; translated from the coding sequence ATGACCCGTGATCAAGCAAGTGGTTTACGTATGATGAATCAACCAAATAACGAAAAAGTTAAAGTAATTGCCGTATCCGGTGGAAAAGGTGGGGTAGGAAAAACCAGTGTTTCTATAAACACTGCAGTCGCACTCGCCGAAAAGGGTAAACGTGTTTTAGTATTAGATGCGGATCTTGGTTTAGCTAACGTTGATGTGATGTTAGGAATTCGTGCTGAGAAAAATTTATCTCATGTTTTATCTGGCGACGCCGAATTAGACGATATCATTGTTCGAGGCCCTAAAGGTATTGGTATTGTTCCTGCAACGTCTGGAAGCAGAGCCATGGTTGAATTAACCCAGGCTCAACATGCAGGATTAATTCGTGCTTTCAGTGAGATGCGCACCCAATTTGATATATTAATTGTCGATACCGCGGCAGGTATTTCAGATATGGTACTGAGTTTCTCAAGGGCATCACAAGATGTATTGATTGTGGTATGCGATGAACCGACATCTATCACAGATGCCTATGCACTGATAAAAATATTAAGCCGTGAACATGGTGTATTTCATTTCAAAATTGTGGCTAATATGGTGCGCAGTTTACGTGAAGGAATGGAATTGTTTGCTAAACTAAGTAAAGTAACGGATCGGTTTTTAGATGTTGCTTTAGAGTTAGTTGCAACTGTGCCATTTGATGAAAATTTACGTAAGTCTGTGCGTAAGCAAAAGTTAGTCGTTGAAGCGTATCCAAAGTCGCCATCAGCCATAGCTTACCACGGTCTGGCAAATAAAATTATGAGCTGGCCGGTTCCACAACAGCCGGGTGGTCACTTAGAGTTTTTTGTTGAACGTTTAGTCCAACGCAAAGAAACACAAGAGGATAGAGTGAGTGAATAA
- the flhF gene encoding flagellar biosynthesis protein FlhF, producing the protein MKIKRFFAKDMRAALAQVKETLGSDAVIMSNKKVAGGIEIVAAVDYDEPKASAAMAAPTPGFMDLSEDRVSLASNSVIKAKTKINPPPAADSLQALLEKQQSRLSQQIPPKKDDSDLPEWARQLQGVTAEAKPAKPQYQQQAGFDKQSKNNKVSSTEMDALREEMASLRNLLTHQVSSLMTEQKKRKDPVGAMLESKLLAAEFSAPVAAKLSSLSQHYNPAELVRSLPQSLANLLDNQGDDIVKRGGVVAFVGPTGVGKTTSLAKIAARFAAQHGADQVALITTDHYRIGAYEQLATYGKIMGCPVKQAHDVTELEQILYQFRSRKLVLIDTAGMGQRDMRLYQQLDNLTANSRIPIRSYLVMSATGQRRVLQDAVNHFKRIPLAGVILTKLDESVSIAGALSVLIQNELPLSYVTDGQRVPEDIKVADTLALAKQALAALNETEQAISQDTSAWSNEMTYAFE; encoded by the coding sequence GTGAAAATTAAACGATTTTTTGCCAAAGATATGCGCGCAGCATTAGCGCAAGTAAAAGAGACCCTTGGCTCTGACGCTGTCATTATGTCGAATAAAAAAGTGGCAGGCGGGATCGAGATTGTCGCCGCCGTTGATTACGATGAGCCTAAGGCGAGTGCCGCTATGGCGGCACCGACTCCAGGCTTTATGGATCTAAGTGAGGATCGCGTATCACTTGCATCTAACTCTGTAATCAAGGCAAAGACAAAAATTAATCCACCGCCAGCGGCAGATTCATTACAAGCGTTGTTAGAGAAACAACAAAGCCGCTTAAGTCAGCAAATTCCTCCTAAAAAAGATGACTCTGATTTACCTGAATGGGCGCGCCAATTACAAGGTGTGACAGCTGAGGCGAAGCCAGCTAAACCCCAATATCAGCAACAAGCTGGATTTGATAAGCAGTCAAAAAATAATAAGGTCAGTTCGACCGAAATGGATGCGCTTCGTGAAGAAATGGCATCATTACGTAACTTACTGACTCATCAAGTATCTTCATTGATGACTGAACAAAAAAAGCGGAAAGACCCCGTGGGTGCTATGCTTGAAAGTAAGCTACTTGCTGCAGAGTTTTCAGCACCCGTTGCAGCTAAACTTTCATCTTTGAGTCAACACTATAATCCTGCAGAATTAGTGCGTTCATTACCACAAAGTTTGGCTAACTTACTTGATAACCAAGGTGATGATATTGTAAAACGCGGTGGCGTTGTGGCTTTTGTTGGACCAACTGGTGTTGGCAAAACGACATCTCTGGCAAAAATTGCTGCACGTTTTGCTGCACAACATGGTGCAGATCAAGTTGCGCTTATTACAACGGATCATTATCGTATTGGTGCCTATGAGCAATTAGCAACTTATGGCAAAATAATGGGCTGTCCAGTGAAGCAAGCACATGATGTGACCGAGCTTGAACAGATTTTGTACCAATTTAGAAGTCGTAAGTTAGTACTGATAGATACAGCGGGTATGGGGCAACGTGATATGCGTCTTTATCAACAACTTGATAATTTGACAGCAAACAGTAGGATCCCAATTCGCAGCTATTTAGTTATGTCGGCAACAGGGCAACGCAGGGTATTACAAGACGCGGTTAATCATTTTAAACGCATTCCATTAGCGGGTGTAATTTTAACCAAATTAGATGAATCTGTATCAATTGCAGGTGCATTGAGCGTTCTGATACAAAATGAGTTACCATTAAGCTATGTGACTGATGGCCAACGTGTTCCTGAAGACATAAAAGTAGCAGATACTTTAGCTCTGGCTAAGCAAGCTTTAGCCGCGTTAAATGAAACAGAACAAGCAATTTCACAAGACACAAGCGCATGGTCGAATGAAATGACTTATGCATTCGAGTAA